A DNA window from Bacteroides cellulosilyticus contains the following coding sequences:
- a CDS encoding DUF4251 domain-containing protein: protein MKKIIALMMLVFIGASTAMYAQESKSENRRAERKAQRDAEKAREKREEARAYADAVQAINNRKFVLEADRITFKRGRSAFVTSNTNFVLLNGEKASVQVAFNGPYAGPNGIGGITVDGRVGEVKTATDKKGNVTCSFSVMGVGISAQVSIRLTHDTNNASVTINPNFNSNRLSLDGKVIPLSESSVYKGRSF, encoded by the coding sequence ATGAAAAAGATTATCGCATTAATGATGTTAGTTTTCATAGGTGCATCCACAGCCATGTATGCACAGGAAAGTAAAAGTGAAAACCGCCGTGCAGAGCGTAAAGCACAGCGTGACGCAGAAAAAGCCAGGGAAAAAAGAGAAGAAGCACGGGCATATGCCGATGCTGTACAAGCTATCAACAACAGAAAATTCGTACTGGAAGCTGACCGTATTACGTTTAAAAGAGGACGAAGTGCTTTCGTTACATCAAATACCAACTTTGTTCTTTTAAACGGTGAAAAAGCATCCGTTCAGGTTGCTTTCAACGGCCCCTATGCAGGTCCTAACGGCATTGGCGGTATAACCGTAGACGGAAGAGTGGGTGAAGTTAAAACAGCCACAGATAAAAAGGGAAATGTAACTTGCAGTTTCAGTGTGATGGGTGTCGGAATTTCCGCACAAGTTTCCATCAGATTAACCCACGATACCAACAATGCATCCGTTACAATCAACCCGAATTTCAACTCAAACAGATTGTCACTGGATGGCAAAGTAATACCATTATCCGAATCGAGCGTATATAAAGGACGGTCGTTCTAA
- a CDS encoding cob(I)yrinic acid a,c-diamide adenosyltransferase: protein MRKIYTRTGDKGMTSIHGGERVPKDDIRIEANGCIDELNTVIGIVRSLLPVDDVWQELLHDIQRELMVVMSHVATPSALRDADPERPGSGNPNPLHAAEMTVQCEQAMDAMMLRLEDNGYFLLPGGTQISAQLQFARAVARRAERRLWTLNREDSVPENILRFINRLSDLFFVMARMEMQRQGWDEERWQAFAYKRKRKQT from the coding sequence ATGAGAAAGATTTATACCAGAACGGGAGATAAGGGAATGACAAGTATCCATGGTGGAGAACGTGTTCCGAAGGATGATATCCGTATAGAAGCTAACGGCTGTATTGATGAATTGAACACTGTAATAGGCATTGTCAGGTCATTGCTGCCGGTAGATGATGTTTGGCAGGAATTGTTGCATGATATACAACGTGAGTTAATGGTAGTGATGAGCCACGTTGCTACTCCTTCCGCATTGCGGGATGCAGATCCTGAACGTCCGGGGAGCGGTAATCCGAACCCACTGCATGCGGCAGAGATGACTGTGCAGTGCGAACAGGCTATGGACGCTATGATGCTCCGGTTGGAAGATAATGGCTATTTCCTCTTGCCGGGAGGTACGCAGATTTCAGCGCAATTGCAATTTGCCCGTGCCGTGGCACGTCGTGCCGAACGGCGGCTCTGGACTCTGAATCGGGAGGACTCTGTACCGGAAAATATCCTGCGTTTTATCAACCGTCTTTCTGATCTTTTCTTTGTCATGGCACGCATGGAGATGCAGCGACAAGGATGGGACGAGGAACGATGGCAAGCGTTTGCTTATAAGAGAAAGAGGAAACAGACTTAA
- a CDS encoding mucoidy inhibitor MuiA family protein yields the protein MKRLRLGVWAYFCLCAATTLMGQNKVKTTAEKVMLFIDGAQVTRTKQIDIPAGNSTLIFTGLSPYMDAQSMQVSAKGKLTVTAVNRQYNYIDSLAVSEKQQSLQKELKKIEKQQKEQNAELGLISAEYEMLKINCSVSNKNTATSLATIKEVNQYYSGQLKTLKAKELAINEQIAELAIRQGQLNSELAQLSGKALTPMSEIIVNVNAPAACKATFTLNYYVKNAGWFPSYDVRSGSLAEPISIVYKANIFQNTKEEWKNAELSLSSSNPSTGSVAPTLSTYWLDYGLAAPRYNLNLNGNTVSGVVFDNERTPVIGATVTIPGTTIGTITDINGKYSITIPNGQNKLQFSYIGLQTQTKDIQGNIMNVTLQEDTQTLDEVVVVGYGAERKPLMAGAVSGLKVNHKKDIQYEEEASMALDVEQSQGQMGYEFEIKVPYTIPSDNKPVVAEIGHYELPASYAYQSTPKIDKDAFLIAQVTDWEKLNLLEGEANVYFENTFIGKSIMNVTQQNDTLSFSLGRDKRIMIQRTKENEYTSRKFMGSNQTQAIAWKLSVRNTRPEPVTLTLYDQLPVSRNNNITVTAEEISGGTLDEAKGIITWQITLQPGEQRDLPLRYKVKYPKGRNLIIE from the coding sequence ATGAAACGACTGAGATTAGGAGTATGGGCATACTTCTGCCTTTGTGCAGCCACCACCCTTATGGGACAAAACAAGGTGAAAACAACTGCCGAAAAAGTAATGCTGTTCATTGACGGCGCTCAAGTGACGCGTACCAAGCAAATAGATATTCCGGCAGGAAACTCAACACTCATCTTTACCGGATTATCCCCCTATATGGATGCACAAAGTATGCAGGTCAGCGCAAAGGGAAAACTCACTGTTACGGCAGTCAACCGGCAATACAACTATATAGACAGCCTCGCCGTCAGCGAAAAGCAACAAAGCCTGCAAAAGGAGCTTAAAAAAATAGAGAAGCAGCAGAAAGAACAGAACGCCGAGCTTGGACTCATCAGTGCCGAATATGAAATGCTGAAAATAAACTGTTCCGTCAGCAATAAGAATACCGCTACTTCTCTGGCTACTATCAAAGAGGTGAATCAATATTACTCCGGACAGTTGAAAACTCTAAAAGCAAAAGAACTGGCTATCAATGAACAGATAGCCGAGCTTGCCATCAGACAGGGACAACTGAACTCTGAACTGGCACAGTTAAGCGGTAAGGCCCTAACCCCTATGAGTGAAATTATAGTCAATGTAAATGCACCAGCAGCCTGTAAAGCTACATTCACTCTGAATTATTATGTGAAAAATGCCGGTTGGTTCCCCTCCTATGATGTTCGTTCCGGTAGCCTGGCCGAACCTATCTCCATCGTTTACAAAGCCAACATCTTTCAGAATACCAAGGAAGAGTGGAAGAATGCAGAATTATCCCTTTCATCCTCTAATCCTTCCACCGGAAGCGTAGCCCCCACTCTGTCTACTTACTGGTTGGATTACGGACTTGCAGCACCACGCTACAATTTGAATCTCAATGGAAACACTGTTTCAGGAGTCGTTTTTGATAATGAACGCACGCCCGTAATAGGTGCCACCGTTACCATCCCGGGAACTACGATAGGAACCATAACCGACATAAACGGCAAGTACTCCATAACTATTCCCAATGGACAAAACAAACTTCAGTTTTCATATATTGGCCTTCAGACTCAGACCAAAGATATACAAGGAAACATTATGAATGTCACCCTTCAGGAGGATACACAGACATTGGATGAAGTAGTGGTAGTAGGTTACGGCGCTGAAAGGAAACCTCTTATGGCAGGCGCTGTCTCCGGTCTTAAGGTAAATCATAAAAAAGATATTCAATACGAAGAAGAAGCCAGCATGGCCCTTGACGTTGAACAAAGCCAGGGACAGATGGGCTACGAATTTGAAATAAAAGTCCCCTACACCATTCCTTCTGACAACAAACCTGTAGTTGCTGAAATCGGACATTACGAATTACCCGCTTCTTATGCTTATCAGAGCACTCCGAAGATAGACAAAGATGCTTTCCTGATTGCTCAGGTAACCGATTGGGAAAAGCTGAACTTACTTGAAGGTGAAGCAAATGTTTACTTTGAGAATACCTTCATAGGCAAGTCCATCATGAACGTCACCCAACAGAACGATACACTATCCTTCTCTTTAGGTCGTGACAAACGCATCATGATACAGCGTACGAAAGAGAATGAATATACCTCACGTAAGTTTATGGGTTCCAATCAGACGCAAGCCATTGCCTGGAAACTCTCTGTACGCAATACACGTCCAGAGCCTGTAACGCTCACTCTTTACGACCAACTGCCCGTATCACGCAACAACAACATCACCGTGACGGCAGAAGAAATCAGTGGCGGAACACTGGACGAGGCCAAAGGCATCATCACCTGGCAAATAACCTTACAGCCCGGCGAACAACGTGATTTACCTCTGCGATATAAAGTGAAATATCCCAAAGGACGGAATTTAATAATAGAATAA
- a CDS encoding ATP-binding protein, with the protein METNNNHIRKYPIGIQSFEDLRREGYLYVDKTALIYRLVTTGKPYFLSRPRRFGKSLLLSTLKAYFEGKKELFEGLAIEKLETKWTVHPVLHLDLNAEKYDSVERLEMQMNSQLLNWESQYGCDAENWSYSIRFMNVIKAAYEQTGQQVVVLIDEYDKPMLESLHDKELQDQFRSLLVAFYSVLKTADPFLRLVFITGVTKFAQMSIFSTLNQLIDISLEKSYEALCGMTRTEIEQNFAPELEAMALKNSTSREAIVERMRAMYDGYHFCEEQTEGMFNPFSVLNMLRQLKFNYYWFATGTPTFLVKMLQRTEFDVRELVNGIEVSEASLMSYRVDDDDPVPMIYQSGYLTIKGYDPEFNLYKLKLPNEEVKYGLLNYMAPYYTPVMERDVPFYVGKFVKELRAGDVDAFMNRMRAFFGNISYELSDDTERHYQNVFYIVFTLLGQYTDAEVRSCRGRADMVVKTSDYIYVFEFKLNGTAEEALKQIDEKDYLIPYTTDHRKLVKVGVDFNKDTRNIGRWLVQ; encoded by the coding sequence ATGGAAACAAATAATAATCATATACGGAAGTATCCCATCGGGATACAGAGCTTTGAAGATCTGCGCCGCGAAGGTTACCTTTACGTGGACAAAACGGCGCTGATTTATCGACTGGTCACCACCGGTAAGCCCTATTTCCTTTCCCGTCCCCGTCGTTTCGGCAAGAGTCTGCTGCTTAGCACACTAAAAGCCTACTTTGAGGGTAAGAAAGAACTTTTCGAAGGTCTTGCCATCGAAAAGTTGGAAACAAAATGGACGGTGCATCCGGTGCTGCACCTTGACTTGAACGCCGAAAAATATGATTCGGTAGAACGATTAGAAATGCAGATGAACAGTCAGCTTCTGAACTGGGAATCGCAATATGGTTGTGATGCAGAGAATTGGTCTTACTCCATCCGCTTCATGAATGTGATAAAAGCAGCTTACGAACAGACCGGGCAGCAGGTAGTGGTACTTATTGACGAGTATGACAAGCCGATGCTTGAGAGCCTACATGACAAGGAGTTACAGGATCAGTTCCGTAGCCTTCTTGTAGCTTTCTACAGTGTGCTGAAAACTGCCGACCCATTTCTGAGATTAGTTTTCATCACCGGCGTGACGAAGTTTGCCCAAATGAGCATCTTCTCCACTCTGAACCAGTTGATAGATATCAGCCTTGAGAAAAGCTACGAAGCCCTTTGCGGCATGACCCGCACTGAGATAGAGCAGAACTTCGCCCCTGAGCTGGAAGCTATGGCACTGAAAAACAGCACTTCCCGCGAAGCAATAGTGGAACGGATGAGGGCAATGTACGACGGCTACCACTTCTGTGAAGAGCAAACGGAAGGGATGTTCAATCCTTTCAGTGTACTCAACATGTTGCGGCAGTTGAAGTTCAATTACTACTGGTTCGCTACCGGCACCCCCACTTTTCTGGTAAAGATGTTGCAGCGCACTGAATTCGATGTGCGTGAACTGGTGAATGGTATTGAAGTTTCCGAAGCTTCTCTCATGAGCTACAGGGTTGATGACGACGATCCGGTTCCGATGATTTATCAGAGCGGTTATCTCACTATCAAGGGCTATGACCCGGAGTTTAACCTCTATAAGCTGAAACTTCCCAACGAGGAAGTGAAATATGGCTTGCTGAACTACATGGCTCCGTATTATACTCCGGTGATGGAGCGTGATGTTCCTTTTTATGTGGGCAAATTTGTGAAAGAGCTTCGCGCAGGCGATGTGGATGCTTTCATGAACCGTATGCGCGCTTTCTTCGGAAACATCTCATACGAACTGAGCGATGACACGGAACGGCATTATCAGAACGTATTTTATATTGTTTTCACCCTGTTGGGGCAATATACGGATGCAGAAGTGCGCAGTTGTCGTGGCCGGGCGGACATGGTGGTTAAAACTTCCGATTATATATACGTCTTCGAGTTCAAGCTAAACGGCACTGCCGAAGAAGCGCTGAAGCAGATTGATGAAAAAGATTATCTTATTCCATATACCACAGACCACCGCAAGTTGGTGAAAGTAGGGGTTGACTTCAACAAGGATACCCGCAACATAGGTCGCTGGCTCGTTCAGTAG
- a CDS encoding nucleotidyltransferase family protein, producing the protein MKAMIFAAGLGTRLRPLTDNMPKALVRVAGKTMLERVILKLKDAGFHDITINIHHFGSQIIDFLRANENFGVDIHISDERGELLDTGGGIKKARPLLESNEPFLIHNADILTDLDLNAFYHHHLESDADATLLTNHRKTSRYLLMDQDNRLCGWTNLSTGEVLPKELDYPSDHYQLQAFGCVHVLSPSIFRYMEGERWTGKFSIIPFYVDICPKACIQGFPIDSENWFDVGKPETLAKAEAYYASL; encoded by the coding sequence ATGAAAGCAATGATATTCGCCGCAGGTCTTGGCACCCGCCTGCGCCCACTGACAGACAATATGCCCAAGGCACTTGTCCGCGTAGCAGGCAAAACGATGTTGGAGCGTGTCATCCTAAAACTGAAAGATGCCGGCTTCCATGATATCACCATAAACATTCACCACTTCGGAAGCCAGATCATCGACTTTCTTCGTGCCAATGAGAATTTTGGTGTGGATATTCATATCAGTGACGAACGGGGTGAACTGCTGGATACCGGTGGTGGTATCAAAAAAGCCCGTCCTCTGCTGGAGAGCAACGAGCCTTTCCTTATACATAATGCCGATATCCTGACAGACCTGGATCTCAATGCTTTCTACCACCACCATCTGGAAAGTGATGCAGATGCCACTCTGCTCACTAATCACCGGAAAACATCCCGTTATTTGTTAATGGATCAAGATAACCGTCTTTGTGGTTGGACGAATCTTTCTACAGGCGAAGTACTTCCCAAAGAACTCGATTATCCCAGCGATCATTATCAGCTGCAAGCCTTTGGCTGCGTCCATGTTCTTTCTCCCTCTATTTTCCGCTATATGGAAGGCGAACGCTGGACAGGGAAATTCTCCATTATCCCGTTTTATGTGGATATCTGCCCGAAAGCATGCATTCAGGGATTTCCTATAGACAGCGAAAACTGGTTTGATGTAGGCAAACCCGAGACACTTGCAAAGGCAGAAGCCTATTATGCGTCTTTATAA
- a CDS encoding phosphotransferase, translated as MITEELKKLYCTYTGHEPEAIEELPSSGSNRRYFRLTGTPTLIGVSGTSLEENQAFLYMADHFRKKGLPVPQVVAKSDNDAFYLQEDLGDTLLFNAIEKGRKTSVFDEEEKQLLRKTMRLLPAVQFSGADGMDFSYCYPQSEFNSRSILWDLNYFKYCFLKATGMEFQEDRLEDDFQKMADVLMRSSSATFMYRDFQSRNVMIKEGEPWLIDFQGGRKGPVYYDVASFLWQAKANYPDSLRKELLKEYLDSLCKYQPVDEKYFYAQLRHFVLFRTMQVLGAYGFRGYFEKKPHFIQSVPFAIENLRQLLQEPYPEYPYLCHVLKELTELKQFTDDLQKRRLVVKVTSFAYKKGIPEDSSGNGGGFVFDCRAVNNPGKYDRYKPFTGLDEPVIRFLEDDGEITTFLEHVYGLVDASVKRYMERGFTNLSICFGCTGGQHRSVYSAQHLAEHLNRKFGVQVNLMHREQNIEQTFKAKS; from the coding sequence ATGATTACTGAAGAACTCAAGAAATTATATTGTACGTATACCGGACACGAACCGGAAGCTATTGAAGAACTTCCTTCATCCGGCTCCAACCGCCGTTACTTCCGCCTTACGGGCACCCCTACCCTTATCGGTGTCAGCGGAACCTCCCTCGAAGAGAATCAGGCTTTCCTCTATATGGCAGATCACTTCCGCAAGAAAGGACTCCCCGTGCCACAAGTTGTAGCAAAGAGTGATAACGATGCATTTTATCTGCAGGAAGACCTGGGAGACACTCTCCTGTTCAATGCCATCGAGAAAGGGCGCAAGACCAGTGTCTTCGATGAAGAAGAAAAGCAGCTTCTGCGCAAGACCATGCGCCTGTTGCCAGCCGTACAGTTCTCCGGTGCAGACGGAATGGATTTCTCATACTGTTACCCACAATCGGAATTCAACAGCCGCAGTATCTTATGGGACTTGAATTACTTCAAATACTGTTTTCTGAAAGCTACCGGAATGGAGTTTCAGGAAGACCGCCTGGAAGATGATTTCCAGAAAATGGCGGACGTATTGATGCGTAGCAGTTCGGCCACATTCATGTATCGTGATTTCCAAAGCCGCAACGTTATGATTAAAGAAGGCGAGCCATGGCTCATCGACTTCCAGGGCGGACGTAAAGGTCCTGTTTATTATGATGTGGCTTCCTTCCTGTGGCAAGCCAAGGCGAATTATCCCGATAGTTTGCGTAAAGAGCTTTTAAAAGAATATCTGGATTCCCTGTGTAAATACCAACCTGTGGACGAGAAATATTTCTATGCACAATTACGCCATTTCGTATTGTTCCGTACTATGCAGGTGCTGGGTGCTTACGGTTTCCGTGGTTATTTTGAGAAGAAACCACATTTCATTCAGAGTGTACCCTTTGCCATTGAAAACCTGCGGCAGCTATTACAGGAACCGTATCCCGAATATCCGTACCTCTGCCATGTATTGAAAGAACTTACCGAGCTGAAACAGTTCACTGACGATTTACAGAAACGCCGTCTTGTTGTGAAAGTTACCAGCTTTGCATATAAGAAAGGCATTCCCGAAGATTCCAGCGGAAACGGAGGTGGTTTCGTATTCGACTGCCGCGCGGTGAACAATCCCGGCAAGTATGACCGTTACAAACCTTTCACCGGACTGGATGAACCTGTCATCCGCTTCCTGGAAGACGACGGGGAAATAACCACGTTCCTCGAACATGTATACGGCTTGGTAGACGCTTCCGTGAAACGATATATGGAACGTGGATTTACGAACCTTTCCATTTGTTTCGGATGCACAGGCGGACAACACCGTTCGGTTTATTCAGCACAACACCTTGCGGAACATCTGAACCGGAAATTCGGAGTACAAGTAAATCTGATGCATAGGGAACAGAACATTGAACAGACGTTTAAGGCGAAAAGCTAA
- a CDS encoding cobyrinate a,c-diamide synthase, which produces MIRNIPQFLIAAPTSGTGKTTVSRLLMTLLTQKKLRVQPYKCGPDYIDTKYHEQACGLPSYNLDLFMASGHHVRKVYNHHAVDADVCIIEGMMGIFDGYDRSKGSSAEIAKVLHLPVVLVVNAKSAAYSLAAMIKGYMDFDPQVEVAGVIFNQVGGDRHEEMLREICEDLNILCFGCLRKYDVLKEESRHLGLDFSRKGKGSITKTMMKELEHQLDIELLLEMTRRSVNIPDKPERRKRPLANMNIWIARNKESFSFIYAEHLEWLNWLGKVTYFDPEDNSVVLPDNVDVLYLPGGYPENRARQLSAAKNVMNSIKDYIERGGYTLAECGGMMYLTSVLITGTDTRMEYNMADVLPVKVSAFKGDMRLSLGYRSFELRGMKIRGHEFHYSQVIESDEELISAAQVYNAKGQPVNTPVYHYKNLIASYTHLYWGETGFMGLFEPAPGDPVLF; this is translated from the coding sequence ATGATAAGAAATATTCCCCAATTTCTGATAGCGGCGCCTACTTCGGGCACTGGAAAAACCACTGTCAGCCGATTGCTGATGACGTTATTGACGCAGAAAAAGCTACGTGTGCAGCCCTATAAGTGCGGGCCGGATTATATTGACACGAAGTATCATGAACAAGCCTGCGGACTTCCGTCTTATAATCTGGATCTTTTTATGGCTTCCGGGCATCATGTACGTAAGGTATACAATCATCACGCAGTAGATGCGGATGTCTGTATTATAGAAGGTATGATGGGAATATTTGACGGATATGACCGTAGTAAAGGCTCGTCGGCAGAAATAGCAAAGGTACTTCATCTGCCCGTGGTGCTGGTGGTAAATGCTAAATCGGCGGCCTATTCATTGGCGGCAATGATAAAAGGGTATATGGATTTTGATCCGCAGGTGGAGGTGGCAGGTGTCATTTTCAACCAGGTGGGCGGTGACCGACATGAAGAGATGCTGCGTGAAATCTGCGAAGATCTGAATATTCTTTGTTTCGGATGTTTGCGGAAGTATGATGTGCTGAAAGAAGAAAGTCGTCATTTGGGATTGGATTTTAGTCGGAAAGGGAAAGGAAGTATCACCAAAACAATGATGAAAGAATTGGAACATCAACTGGACATTGAGTTATTGCTGGAGATGACAAGACGGAGTGTGAATATTCCTGATAAACCGGAGAGAAGAAAGAGACCGCTTGCCAATATGAATATATGGATTGCCCGCAATAAGGAGAGTTTTTCATTTATTTATGCAGAACATCTGGAGTGGTTGAATTGGTTGGGGAAAGTTACTTATTTTGATCCGGAGGATAATAGCGTGGTGTTACCGGATAATGTGGATGTGCTCTACCTGCCCGGAGGCTATCCGGAGAACCGTGCCAGGCAACTGAGTGCGGCAAAGAATGTGATGAACTCCATCAAAGACTATATAGAGCGAGGTGGATATACACTGGCAGAGTGTGGGGGGATGATGTATCTTACATCCGTTTTGATAACAGGTACTGATACCCGTATGGAGTACAATATGGCGGATGTACTGCCCGTCAAGGTATCCGCATTTAAGGGTGATATGCGTCTGTCACTGGGATATAGGAGCTTTGAATTGAGAGGTATGAAGATACGTGGGCATGAGTTCCATTACTCACAGGTCATTGAATCGGATGAGGAACTAATCTCGGCAGCACAGGTATATAATGCCAAGGGACAGCCGGTGAATACACCGGTCTATCACTATAAGAATCTGATTGCAAGTTATACGCATTTATATTGGGGCGAAACAGGATTCATGGGACTGTTTGAACCGGCCCCGGGAGATCCGGTTTTATTCTGA
- a CDS encoding ABC transporter permease, whose protein sequence is MKHPLYNVLCRELRRMTSRRLYFGVCLVLPLFCLFFMATIFGSGQMENIPIGIVDQDNTATSRQIVRNISAVPTFKVTRHFTDETAARQAVQRKEIYGYLSIPTGFTQRATTGMDATLSYYYHYALLSVGSELMAAFETALAPVALSPIAMEAVSLGVSQEQITTFLLPVQSSMHPLYNPDLDYSIYLSQPFFYVLFQILILLITVYIIGSELKFHTAQEWLTTARGNILTAVVGKLLPYTFIFSVIGILANYILYGVLHIPFHGSLLMMNLMTILFIIATQALAVFIFSIFPRIAYIISIVSMVGSLGATLSGVTFPVTSMYPPVHAASYLFPVRHFTEIAQSMLYFDSGFGYYWQSAAILWLFPLVALLILPRLKHWILKDKEELSICEHETPLPRVHNTSHNSIATVIFREWRSISTNAAILLVLMGGIFAYGLLYNLMYAPNLVRKTPVAIVDNSHSALSREYIRLLNATPQASVYALTPNYLEAKEWLKQSKVDGILYLPADFDARVGRGEQSVFTVYASTDAFLNFKNLQEASSRVMLAVNDAHRAEGAVFLPPQGLLAVASSAPVNVSGTALYNYTEGYGSYLIPAVMIIIIFQTLLMVIGMVTGEEAERKRLPTTSPYGYLPPLNSPVSRGRTTSRKEENSDSSAWRQALYNISGRTFVYVMLYFVFALFLLGLLPHFFSIPNIGNGRDIITMMIPFLLGTSFFGLAASRYFTDSEAPLLMIAFFSVGYIFLSGVSYPLELMPWYWQAAHYVVPAAPAVLAFVKLNSMGGTLADIRPEMITLWIQVIVYFLLSLWVFKKKVFYFRH, encoded by the coding sequence ATGAAACATCCATTATATAACGTACTCTGTCGCGAACTTCGCCGCATGACTTCCCGCCGACTTTATTTCGGGGTATGTCTCGTGCTGCCCCTGTTCTGCCTGTTCTTCATGGCAACCATTTTCGGCAGCGGACAAATGGAGAATATCCCTATCGGCATTGTCGACCAGGATAACACCGCCACATCCCGGCAAATAGTACGAAACATCTCCGCTGTACCAACCTTCAAAGTAACCCGGCACTTCACCGATGAAACAGCCGCCCGACAAGCCGTGCAACGGAAAGAAATCTATGGTTACTTGTCCATCCCCACAGGTTTTACCCAACGGGCTACGACAGGAATGGATGCCACACTCTCTTATTATTATCATTATGCCCTTCTTTCCGTAGGTAGTGAACTGATGGCAGCTTTTGAAACGGCACTGGCACCTGTCGCCCTCTCTCCCATTGCTATGGAAGCCGTCTCTTTGGGAGTCAGCCAGGAGCAAATCACCACATTTCTCCTACCCGTGCAATCCAGTATGCACCCTCTTTATAACCCTGACCTCGATTACTCCATTTATCTGAGCCAGCCTTTCTTCTATGTCTTGTTCCAGATACTTATTCTATTGATAACGGTTTATATCATAGGTAGTGAATTGAAGTTCCATACAGCACAGGAGTGGCTGACAACAGCGCGGGGAAATATCCTCACAGCAGTTGTCGGGAAGTTATTGCCTTATACTTTCATCTTCTCCGTAATCGGTATTTTGGCTAACTATATTCTATACGGTGTACTGCACATCCCCTTCCATGGAAGTCTGCTCATGATGAACCTTATGACAATACTCTTTATTATTGCCACACAGGCACTTGCCGTGTTCATCTTCTCTATTTTTCCACGGATAGCTTATATCATCAGTATTGTATCCATGGTCGGTTCACTCGGTGCCACACTCTCCGGAGTCACTTTCCCAGTGACGAGTATGTACCCTCCCGTACATGCCGCATCCTACCTGTTTCCTGTCCGTCATTTCACGGAAATAGCACAATCCATGCTCTATTTTGATTCGGGATTCGGGTATTACTGGCAATCGGCAGCCATACTTTGGCTTTTTCCGTTGGTGGCGCTACTGATACTACCCAGATTGAAACATTGGATTCTGAAGGATAAGGAAGAACTTAGTATTTGTGAGCATGAAACACCGCTTCCCCGCGTACACAATACTTCTCACAACTCAATAGCAACTGTCATTTTCCGCGAATGGCGCTCCATCAGCACCAATGCGGCTATACTGTTAGTACTAATGGGAGGCATCTTCGCTTACGGACTTTTATATAACTTAATGTATGCTCCCAACCTTGTGCGGAAAACACCGGTTGCCATCGTCGACAATTCCCATTCCGCCCTCAGCCGCGAATATATCCGTCTGCTCAATGCCACCCCACAGGCATCAGTCTATGCACTGACTCCGAACTATCTTGAAGCAAAAGAATGGCTGAAACAGAGTAAAGTAGATGGTATTCTTTACCTCCCCGCTGACTTTGATGCCCGCGTCGGTCGCGGTGAACAATCAGTCTTTACCGTTTATGCCTCCACGGATGCTTTCTTGAATTTTAAGAATCTACAAGAAGCTTCTTCCCGTGTGATGCTTGCCGTAAACGATGCGCATCGTGCAGAAGGTGCTGTATTCTTACCTCCTCAGGGACTGCTGGCAGTAGCCTCATCGGCACCTGTAAACGTGTCGGGTACAGCCTTATATAATTATACCGAAGGATACGGTTCATACCTCATTCCCGCTGTTATGATTATCATTATTTTTCAGACACTGCTGATGGTGATAGGAATGGTGACAGGAGAAGAGGCGGAACGAAAACGTTTACCTACCACCTCCCCCTACGGGTACTTACCCCCTCTTAACTCCCCCGTTAGTCGGGGGAGAACAACCTCCCGGAAGGAAGAGAATTCTGATAGTTCCGCCTGGCGACAAGCATTATATAACATTTCCGGAAGAACTTTCGTTTACGTTATGCTTTACTTCGTCTTTGCCTTATTCCTGTTAGGCTTGCTTCCTCACTTTTTCAGTATTCCCAATATAGGAAATGGCAGGGATATTATTACGATGATGATTCCTTTCCTGTTAGGGACAAGTTTCTTCGGGTTGGCGGCATCACGCTACTTCACTGATTCTGAAGCTCCCCTGCTGATGATTGCTTTCTTCTCCGTAGGATATATCTTTCTGTCCGGAGTTTCCTACCCGCTTGAACTGATGCCATGGTACTGGCAGGCAGCACACTATGTAGTTCCGGCAGCCCCTGCCGTGTTGGCTTTTGTCAAATTGAATTCAATGGGAGGAACCCTGGCGGATATTCGTCCGGAAATGATAACACTATGGATACAAGTTATAGTATACTTCCTGTTGAGCCTGTGGGTCTTCAAAAAGAAGGTATTCTATTTCAGGCATTAA